A single Sphingomonas sp. IW22 DNA region contains:
- the mscL gene encoding large conductance mechanosensitive channel protein MscL codes for MLKDFQSFIARGNVLDLAVGVIIGAAFGNITKSLTDDVIMPVIGAIFGGVDFSGYFLRLGPVPEGYAGSLNNYAALKAAGAPLLGFGQFITVVINFLILAFIVFLLVRSVNRLLARLEKEKVEGNAAPAADPADVVLLREIRDELKAARGTPPVA; via the coding sequence ATGCTCAAGGATTTTCAATCATTCATCGCGCGCGGCAACGTGCTGGATCTGGCGGTGGGTGTCATTATCGGCGCGGCGTTCGGCAACATCACCAAGTCGCTGACCGACGACGTCATCATGCCGGTGATCGGCGCGATTTTCGGCGGTGTCGATTTTTCGGGCTATTTCCTGCGGCTGGGGCCGGTCCCTGAAGGGTATGCCGGGTCGCTGAACAATTATGCCGCGTTGAAGGCGGCGGGCGCGCCGCTGTTGGGTTTCGGCCAGTTCATCACCGTCGTGATCAATTTCCTGATCCTGGCGTTCATCGTTTTCCTGCTGGTGCGCAGCGTCAACCGGCTGCTGGCGCGGCTGGAAAAGGAAAAGGTCGAGGGCAATGCCGCCCCCGCCGCCGATCCGGCCGATGTGGTGCTGCTGCGCGAGATCCGCGACGAGCTGAAGGCCGCGCGCGGGACGCCGCCGGTGGCGTGA
- a CDS encoding NUDIX hydrolase — protein MQDDHFDHDKPVETMWAGRFIEAKRKGRWEYVARTRGIHAAVILAVQDDHVLLVEQYRVPLGRRCVELPAGLIGDETDGEDPVEAAGRELEEETGWRAGRVEPMGDFWSAPGLVSESFTLMRATDLTQVGPGGGVDGEDITVHHVRLSEIPAFLDERRAAGCGVDVRLLMLLGPANIA, from the coding sequence ATGCAAGACGATCATTTCGACCATGACAAACCCGTCGAGACCATGTGGGCCGGCCGCTTTATCGAAGCGAAGCGCAAGGGCCGCTGGGAATATGTGGCGCGCACGCGCGGTATTCATGCCGCGGTGATCCTGGCGGTTCAGGACGATCATGTGCTGCTGGTCGAACAATATCGCGTGCCGCTGGGCCGTCGCTGCGTCGAACTACCGGCCGGCCTGATCGGCGACGAAACCGATGGGGAGGACCCGGTCGAAGCCGCGGGACGCGAGCTGGAGGAAGAAACGGGCTGGCGCGCCGGACGGGTCGAACCGATGGGCGACTTCTGGTCGGCCCCCGGTCTGGTATCGGAAAGCTTCACCCTGATGCGCGCGACCGACCTGACCCAGGTTGGCCCCGGCGGCGGCGTCGACGGAGAAGACATTACCGTCCACCACGTTCGGTTGAGCGAAATCCCGGCTTTCCTCGATGAACGTCGGGCGGCGGGCTGCGGCGTCGATGTGCGATTGCTGATGCTGCTGGGACCGGCGAACATCGCCTGA
- a CDS encoding ThuA domain-containing protein — MIRLLAMIGALMTPQAAPNPHLPKPSYDRTPPTLPPTLKPGAVLILSKTNGWRHIEHIPHSNEVIAGIAHDLGRTSFTTENAAVFDDALLKRFSVVVLNSASGDFMTPAQRAAFERFVARGGGVVALHAAGDNSHKAPWYVDTIIGTTFTGHPNGDDHIQSARMVVNQAAHPVMAGIPQSWTPKDEWYSFSHDPATRGMTVLASVDESSYRPGEKLAMGANHPMIWTNPRAKGRVVYSALGHTPESYDDPTYRRFLTNAIRWAAR, encoded by the coding sequence ATGATCCGTTTGCTGGCGATGATCGGCGCGCTGATGACGCCGCAAGCGGCCCCGAACCCGCATCTGCCCAAACCCAGCTATGATCGCACGCCCCCGACGCTGCCGCCCACGCTAAAGCCCGGCGCGGTGCTGATCCTGTCCAAGACCAATGGCTGGCGGCACATCGAACATATCCCGCATTCGAACGAAGTCATTGCCGGCATCGCCCACGATCTGGGCCGCACCAGCTTCACGACCGAAAATGCCGCCGTGTTCGACGATGCGCTGCTCAAGCGCTTTTCGGTCGTCGTGCTGAACAGCGCCAGCGGCGATTTCATGACCCCGGCACAGCGCGCCGCCTTCGAACGCTTCGTCGCGCGCGGTGGCGGCGTGGTTGCGTTGCACGCGGCGGGCGACAACAGCCACAAGGCGCCCTGGTATGTCGACACGATCATCGGCACCACCTTTACCGGGCACCCCAATGGCGACGATCATATCCAGTCCGCGCGCATGGTCGTGAACCAGGCCGCCCACCCCGTCATGGCGGGCATTCCGCAATCGTGGACGCCCAAGGACGAATGGTATTCCTTTTCCCACGACCCCGCGACGCGCGGCATGACCGTGCTGGCGAGCGTGGACGAGAGCAGCTATCGCCCCGGCGAGAAACTGGCGATGGGCGCCAACCACCCGATGATCTGGACCAATCCGCGCGCCAAGGGCCGCGTCGTCTATTCGGCGCTGGGCCACACGCCCGAATCCTATGACGATCCCACTTATCGCCGCTTCCTGACCAACGCGATCCGCTGGGCCGCGCGCTAG